Part of the Clostridium sporogenes genome, TAAACCCATACCTACTAAAGCTGCAAGTATTATTCTTGGCATTCTTATATCCCATATTATCTTCTGTAATGTATAATCATTCATATTTCCCATAAACTTATTTAAAATAACCTCTATAACTTTAAAGGGAGTTATACTAGCAGCTCCAATAGTTATGGAAACTAAAGAAACTATTATAGTAAGTATTATTAACCCAATAAACAAACTCTTTTTCTTCATTTAGTGTCGCCTCATTATTAATTATTTGAATGCTTCAGGATGAATAATTTTTGCTAATGCTTCTAGTCCATCCGCTTGTCTTGGGCCTTGTCTTAATAACATGTTATCATCAATTTCATATACTTTATTTTTCTTTGCTGCAGGAAGATCATTATATTTATCAACAGCTAAAAAATTCTTTTTAGTATTAAATTTATCTGATAATATTATCATTTCCGGCTTATTTTCAACTATTTTTTCAAAAGAATAATTCCATCCCTTTGTGTCCTTAGCAATATTATCTCCACCTGCTTTTTCAATCATTTTACCTATAAAAGTATCTCCTCCAGCAGTAAAATCTGCTTTCCCAAAATCAACCACATAGTAAATCTTAGGTTTATTTAATGATTTTACCTTATTTTCAACACTTTCAACTTTCTTTTTCATACCATTAACTATAGTTTGACCTTTTTCAGCTACTCCTAATATAGTAGAAATATCCATTATGTTTTTATAAGCTCCATCTAGGTCCTCTGCACCATAAAGCACTGCTACTTTAATACCTAAATCTTCAAGTTTTTTCACAGTATCCTTTGAAAAATGAGCCCCACCTATAACTAAATCTGGTTTTAATTCAGTTATTTTTTCTATACTTGGATCCTTTACTCCACCAACTGATTTTACTTTGCTAACCGCCGCTGGATAATCATCAAAATCTGATCTTCCAACTAATGTATTTTCTTTATTTAAAGCATATATGGTTTCCGTTGCCCCAGGTGAAAGACTAACTATTCTTTCTGGCTCTTTCTCAAAAGTTAATTCTTTCCCATAGGAATCTGTAATTTTTATATTTTTTTGTGCTTCTTTATTTTCTCCTTTCTTTAAATTGCATGATACTAGCATAAAAGCTAGCATAATACAAATAATCACTGATACTCTTCTTTTTAAATTTTTCATGATTTACATCCCTTCTTTTTATATATCGTCTGATCTCTTATGTAATACGCTTTAATACTTAGTTTTTTATATTTAAGTATTATTAAGCTTCAGTAATCTATTATATATTTGCAATAATTTACCGTCAAGCATTCAAATTAACTAAACTCCTTTATGTCTACCTATTATTATAAGTTTTTTATGCATATATTATATTCTTAAATTTATTCTTATTCTTTATCCTGATCTATATATATTTACATTACTTTATAAAAAAGCCACGAGAAAAATAAATTTCTCATAGCTTTATAACTTTCCTTTTATTCATAATGTCTTTTTAATATTGTAGATCCCCTATAAAATAAATTTAATGCAAATATTACAAAAGCTACCGCTAATACAATACCTGCTAAAGCATATATAGCTCTATATCCATAGGTTATAACAATGCTTCCCCACAATATTGATCCTATTCCATAGCCACCATCCAATAATGCATAGTAAATAGCATTTGCTACCCCTTTTTTATCTTGATTTACAGTATTTAGAATCATTACATTAATTATAGGTAACAATGATCCCATCATAATACCACATAAGAATCCCAATATTAATAATATATACATTGTCTTTACCATAGCCATTCCAAATATAGAAAATGCAAATATTATAAGTCCAATAGACAATACAGTATTCATTCCAAGCTTATCAACTATTTGATTTATAAATAATCTTGATGCTAATATTCCTAGTGCGTTTATTGTAAAAAATAAACCTATATTACTAAATCCTAGTTCCATGCCATACAATGCTGTGAAAGATAATATAGTACTTTCTGCAACTGCTGCTAAAAAAAGAATTAAAGATGGCACTAATATTTCTTTACTAATACCATTAGAATCTGTATCACTTTTTATAGTCTTAAATTTTTCACAATGTATATTAATATTTTTCTCATAGGATAAGAAAAGTGCTGCTAATATAGTAATTATAGCCACTGCAAAAGTTGTAATGAATAATAAGTTAAACTTATTGTATCCACCTCCAACTATGTGAAGCGCTATAGATGGTCCTATAGCTGTAGTAATGGTTATACCAACACCTGAATACCCTATCCCCTCAAGCATCCTTGTTGGTGGTGTAACATCAGTAACAATAGTAGCTATTGCTGTAGATGAAATACCAAAACCAAAGCCTTGTATTACTCTAAATATTACAAGTAATACTATCCCATTACTAAAAATGTATCCTATAGTTGAAAATGCGGTAATAGCTATACCTAATATTAATATTTTTTTTCTTCCAAGCTTGTCTAATAACTTTCCTGCAAATATTCTTATAAATAAAGCTGCTAATGTAAACGCTCCTGTCATTATACCTGCATAACTATCTACCCCAGTAATTTTTTTAGCATATATAGATATGGTAGATAATAACAAATTACAAGTTAAATTTACCCCTACTGTAATAATTAATGCTAATATAAAATATTTGCTCCATAGTTTTTCTTTAGTTTCCATAATATTTTCGCCTCCCATAAAAATTCTGCAAATTAAATTTTACCTTTAACCTTGAAAATAGATTGTAGTTTAGGCTACAATTGATTTATAAAATTTCATTTTAAGAAAGGATTATATATGATAAAAAATAATAGATTTCTTCCTGGCTATTCTATAGATATTAATTCTGATTTCTATAAAATATTTGAAGAAGCTGGTACAATTAAAAAATATAACAAAGATGAAATAATCTATTTCCAAGAGGATGTGGCAGAAAACTTTTATTTAATAAAATCTGGTCGCGTTAGAATGTTTCTTATTTCACCAGAAGGAACTGAACTTACTATTGAAATATTAAGAAAGGGAAAATTATTTGGAGAATCCTCCTGTTTTAGTTATGGATCTAGGTTAACATCTGTTAGTGCTGCCACAGATGTTGAACTAATTTCAGTAAGTCTTGAAAATCTATATCCCTATTTAACTAAGTATCCAGAATTAATGGTTCAAATGTTCCATCTTATGTCTTTAACAATGAAAAATCTATCAATTCAAGTTAGTAATATGGCCTTCTTACCTGCTGAAAAAAAACTTGCTCAATTACTAGTAAGATTAGGTGTGCATTTTAAGAAAAATAAAAATGATAAATGTTATATTATTGATTATTCTCACGAAGAAATTGCTCAACTTATTGGCAGCTGTAGAGTTACAGTTACTAAAATATTAAATTCTTTTCAAGAAAAAGGAATGATTTCCTTAGGATATAAAAAAATTAAAATTATAGACGAAAAAAGATTAAAGAACGAATACTATAACTATTTTGTATAAACTTATATATATAAAGTTAAAGCTCTTGTGAACTATAATTATAAAATTATTACTATAAATATCCAATATAATCTAAAAAATTCACCATGTTAAAATTTTTTTTACAAAGTATGTACAAATAAAATTAAAATGGTATGTCTAAAAATAGATTTAATTTTTATATTTGGGGTTTTAAAATTAAATCTATTTTATCTTGAGACATCCCATTTTAATATTTTATTTATATTTAAGCTTATCTACTAAATGTTCAAAGGCTATTTTAGGATTATATATTAAGCTTCTTGGTCCAGAAAATTTCATTACTTCT contains:
- a CDS encoding ABC transporter substrate-binding protein yields the protein MKNLKRRVSVIICIMLAFMLVSCNLKKGENKEAQKNIKITDSYGKELTFEKEPERIVSLSPGATETIYALNKENTLVGRSDFDDYPAAVSKVKSVGGVKDPSIEKITELKPDLVIGGAHFSKDTVKKLEDLGIKVAVLYGAEDLDGAYKNIMDISTILGVAEKGQTIVNGMKKKVESVENKVKSLNKPKIYYVVDFGKADFTAGGDTFIGKMIEKAGGDNIAKDTKGWNYSFEKIVENKPEMIILSDKFNTKKNFLAVDKYNDLPAAKKNKVYEIDDNMLLRQGPRQADGLEALAKIIHPEAFK
- a CDS encoding MFS transporter, whose amino-acid sequence is METKEKLWSKYFILALIITVGVNLTCNLLLSTISIYAKKITGVDSYAGIMTGAFTLAALFIRIFAGKLLDKLGRKKILILGIAITAFSTIGYIFSNGIVLLVIFRVIQGFGFGISSTAIATIVTDVTPPTRMLEGIGYSGVGITITTAIGPSIALHIVGGGYNKFNLLFITTFAVAIITILAALFLSYEKNINIHCEKFKTIKSDTDSNGISKEILVPSLILFLAAVAESTILSFTALYGMELGFSNIGLFFTINALGILASRLFINQIVDKLGMNTVLSIGLIIFAFSIFGMAMVKTMYILLILGFLCGIMMGSLLPIINVMILNTVNQDKKGVANAIYYALLDGGYGIGSILWGSIVITYGYRAIYALAGIVLAVAFVIFALNLFYRGSTILKRHYE
- a CDS encoding Crp/Fnr family transcriptional regulator, with protein sequence MIKNNRFLPGYSIDINSDFYKIFEEAGTIKKYNKDEIIYFQEDVAENFYLIKSGRVRMFLISPEGTELTIEILRKGKLFGESSCFSYGSRLTSVSAATDVELISVSLENLYPYLTKYPELMVQMFHLMSLTMKNLSIQVSNMAFLPAEKKLAQLLVRLGVHFKKNKNDKCYIIDYSHEEIAQLIGSCRVTVTKILNSFQEKGMISLGYKKIKIIDEKRLKNEYYNYFV